Proteins encoded together in one Pseudomonas sp. TCU-HL1 window:
- a CDS encoding LasR-specific antiactivator QslA, producing the protein MSEGVMTCLPPHDGHPGMEIIWAADCRQAFNQGVGLAQTWLDNARSGWLWAIMIAERDLLPCAMERRAFEVGFLSRIHQRLCSLQRNEQRTRDLALTR; encoded by the coding sequence ATGAGCGAGGGCGTCATGACTTGTCTCCCGCCACACGATGGCCATCCCGGCATGGAAATCATCTGGGCCGCGGACTGCCGGCAGGCTTTCAACCAAGGCGTCGGACTGGCTCAGACCTGGCTCGACAATGCTCGCAGCGGCTGGCTGTGGGCGATCATGATCGCCGAGCGTGATCTTCTCCCCTGTGCAATGGAACGGCGTGCTTTCGAGGTCGGTTTCCTGAGCCGTATTCACCAGCGGCTGTGTTCGTTGCAGCGCAATGAGCAGCGGACCCGGGATCTGGCTTTGACGCGGTAG
- a CDS encoding antirestriction protein ArdA, translated as MSKEIRIYVADLAAYNAGHLHGVWIDATLDMDDIQAQVDAMLATSPVGGAEEYAIHDFEGFDGYHLGEFEGLQSAHEIACFIEEYPDFGGALLSHFNDLEHARKAAEEDYCGCYASLADYAQELTEETTSIPQHLVHYIDYRAMACDMEIGGDLFTLETGFQQVHVFWSR; from the coding sequence ATGAGCAAAGAAATCAGGATCTACGTTGCCGACCTGGCCGCCTACAACGCCGGTCATCTGCATGGCGTCTGGATCGATGCGACCCTGGACATGGACGACATCCAGGCGCAGGTCGACGCGATGCTGGCAACCTCGCCCGTCGGGGGTGCGGAGGAGTACGCCATCCACGACTTCGAGGGTTTCGACGGCTACCACCTCGGCGAATTCGAAGGGCTGCAAAGCGCCCACGAGATCGCCTGCTTCATCGAGGAGTACCCCGACTTTGGCGGCGCCCTGCTCTCCCATTTCAACGATCTGGAGCATGCGCGCAAGGCCGCCGAGGAGGACTACTGCGGTTGCTATGCCTCGCTGGCCGACTATGCCCAGGAGCTGACCGAGGAGACCACCAGCATTCCCCAGCATCTGGTCCATTACATTGACTACCGGGCCATGGCCTGCGACATGGAGATCGGCGGCGACCTGTTCACCCTCGAGACCGGTTTCCAGCAGGTGCATGTGTTCTGGAGCAGGTAG
- the fic gene encoding protein adenylyltransferase Fic produces MTASPLPWQADKPYNELPPLPPTAELETRAVLKRCIEARTALAELKQAAELIPNQTMLINTIPLLEAKDSSEIESIVTTTDLLFQHAQDGDNHADPATKEALRYRKALHHGYQSLAERPLSTGTAVEICRTLKGVNMDIRRVPGTQLANDRTGEIIYTPPEGENHLRDLLANWERFLHNETDLDPLVRMAVGHYQFEAIHPFTDGNGRTGRVLNTLYLIQEGLLNLPILYLSRYIIAHRADYYRLLLDVTREQAWEPWLLYMLSAVEETARWTSAKIAAIRALSEHTTQFVRDQLPKTYSRELVDVIFEQPYCRISNVVDKQIAQRQAASRYLKELVAIGVLQEVQVGKEKLFIHPKLMQLLIRDSNAFKHYV; encoded by the coding sequence ATGACTGCATCCCCTCTACCCTGGCAGGCAGACAAGCCTTATAACGAGCTTCCGCCCCTGCCACCGACAGCTGAGCTGGAAACCCGTGCAGTGCTCAAGCGCTGTATTGAAGCGCGCACAGCCTTGGCCGAACTAAAACAAGCTGCCGAGCTGATCCCCAATCAGACGATGCTGATTAACACCATTCCGTTGCTGGAAGCCAAGGACAGCTCGGAAATCGAAAGCATCGTCACCACCACAGACTTGCTCTTTCAGCATGCTCAAGATGGTGATAACCATGCCGACCCCGCGACCAAGGAAGCCCTGCGCTACCGCAAGGCCCTGCACCATGGTTACCAGTCCTTGGCCGAACGCCCACTCTCCACCGGCACGGCAGTCGAGATCTGCCGCACGCTCAAAGGCGTGAATATGGATATACGTCGAGTACCCGGCACTCAGCTAGCCAACGACCGTACCGGAGAGATCATTTACACCCCGCCGGAGGGCGAAAACCACTTACGCGATCTACTCGCCAACTGGGAGCGCTTCCTGCACAACGAGACTGATCTGGATCCGTTGGTGCGCATGGCCGTTGGGCACTACCAGTTCGAGGCCATTCACCCGTTCACCGACGGCAATGGCAGAACCGGGCGTGTTCTCAACACCCTGTACCTGATCCAGGAAGGCCTGCTGAATTTGCCGATTCTCTACCTCAGCCGCTACATCATCGCACACCGAGCCGACTACTACCGTCTGCTGCTCGATGTCACCCGCGAACAAGCCTGGGAACCCTGGTTGCTTTACATGCTCAGCGCCGTGGAGGAAACCGCCCGCTGGACCAGCGCTAAGATTGCCGCCATCCGCGCCCTGTCCGAACACACCACCCAGTTTGTCCGGGACCAGCTACCAAAAACCTATTCGCGAGAACTGGTAGACGTAATTTTCGAACAGCCCTACTGCCGCATCAGCAACGTGGTCGACAAACAGATTGCGCAGCGTCAGGCCGCCTCCAGATACCTCAAGGAGCTTGTCGCCATTGGCGTGCTGCAAGAGGTGCAAGTCGGCAAGGAAAAGCTCTTCATCCATCCCAAACTGATGCAACTTCTTATCCGCGACAGCAATGCATTCAAGCACTACGTCTAG
- a CDS encoding helix-turn-helix transcriptional regulator, translated as MSPTARDNAAQMPQASPTPRYLTNDEAAAFLRLSPRTLEKQRVIGGGPRFHKFGRRVMYALADLQTWADARSFETTFDPEYVGRHQGASRHDQ; from the coding sequence ATGAGCCCGACTGCGCGCGATAACGCAGCTCAGATGCCCCAGGCCTCCCCTACCCCTCGCTACCTCACCAACGACGAAGCGGCGGCCTTCCTGCGCCTTTCGCCACGCACGCTGGAGAAGCAGCGGGTGATCGGTGGCGGACCGCGCTTCCACAAGTTCGGCCGCCGAGTGATGTACGCGCTGGCCGACCTCCAAACCTGGGCCGATGCGCGCAGTTTCGAGACCACCTTCGACCCCGAGTACGTCGGCCGCCATCAGGGAGCCAGCCGACATGACCAGTGA
- a CDS encoding replication initiator protein A, which yields MDRRRDIPPKESEQLDLFRALPGDMAPRDAQDLMAHPFFSLAKSRRTVPIDFRSGSVTVRVEGTLEHGIATIWDADILIWAASQIVEARDAGIPTSRLMRATPYEILRFIGRGTSLRDYLRLKAALDRLQSTSVATSIREVTGRRLHRFSWINEWKELAAADGRPLGIELILPDWFYSGVLDQALVLTIDPAYFRLTGGIERWLYRLVRKHGGRQEDGWQFDFRHLHRKSGSLARYSDFAFDLRALVARQSLPGYKLGIVHLPPSTELLAFRPVP from the coding sequence ATGGATCGCCGCCGAGATATCCCACCGAAAGAGAGCGAGCAGTTGGATCTGTTCCGGGCGCTGCCGGGCGACATGGCGCCGCGCGATGCTCAGGACCTGATGGCGCATCCGTTCTTCTCGCTCGCCAAGTCACGGCGCACTGTACCCATCGACTTTCGCTCCGGCAGTGTGACGGTGCGTGTGGAGGGCACCCTGGAGCATGGCATTGCCACGATTTGGGATGCCGACATCCTGATCTGGGCGGCCAGCCAGATCGTCGAGGCGCGCGATGCGGGTATTCCTACTTCGCGCCTGATGCGGGCAACGCCCTACGAGATTTTGCGCTTTATCGGCCGTGGTACGTCACTGCGCGACTACCTGCGGCTGAAGGCCGCCCTGGATCGACTGCAGTCGACCAGCGTTGCCACCTCGATCCGCGAGGTCACCGGCCGGCGCCTGCATCGTTTCTCCTGGATCAACGAGTGGAAGGAACTGGCCGCGGCGGATGGCCGCCCGCTGGGCATCGAGCTGATCCTGCCGGACTGGTTCTACAGCGGGGTGCTCGACCAGGCTCTGGTGCTGACCATCGACCCGGCCTATTTCCGTCTCACCGGCGGCATCGAACGCTGGCTGTACCGCCTAGTACGCAAGCATGGTGGGCGGCAGGAGGACGGCTGGCAGTTCGACTTTCGCCACCTGCACCGCAAGTCGGGGAGCCTGGCGCGCTACTCGGACTTCGCCTTCGACCTGCGCGCGCTGGTCGCTCGACAATCGCTACCGGGGTACAAGTTGGGCATCGTGCACCTGCCACCCTCGACCGAGTTGCTGGCCTTTCGGCCCGTGCCGTAG
- the parA gene encoding ParA family partition ATPase, translated as MIVALLNQKGGVGKTTLATHIAGELAPRGRNVILLDADPQGSALDWTQRRSQQGLPRLFSAVGLARETLHQEAPELARRADHVIIDGPPRIAALARSALLAAERVLIPVQPSPYDLWASAEMVSLIREAQVFRPTLRAAFAINRRISTTVIGREARGALADQPLPALQAEVRQRIVFAESVAAGRLARELAPDSAAAREVSSLVDELLRWSP; from the coding sequence ATGATCGTCGCCCTGCTCAATCAGAAAGGCGGGGTCGGCAAGACCACCCTGGCCACCCACATCGCCGGCGAACTGGCGCCGCGCGGGCGGAACGTGATCCTGCTCGATGCCGACCCGCAAGGATCGGCACTCGACTGGACACAGCGACGCAGTCAGCAGGGCTTGCCCAGACTATTCAGCGCTGTCGGCCTGGCACGCGAGACCCTGCACCAGGAAGCGCCGGAGCTGGCCCGGCGTGCCGACCACGTAATCATCGACGGTCCTCCACGTATCGCCGCCCTCGCCCGCTCGGCGCTGCTGGCCGCCGAGCGTGTGTTGATCCCAGTGCAGCCCAGTCCTTATGACCTGTGGGCCAGCGCGGAGATGGTCAGCCTGATTCGAGAGGCGCAGGTGTTTCGGCCAACCCTGCGCGCGGCATTCGCCATCAACCGGCGCATCAGCACCACGGTGATCGGCCGGGAAGCCCGCGGCGCCCTGGCCGACCAGCCGTTACCCGCCCTGCAGGCTGAGGTGCGCCAGCGCATCGTCTTCGCCGAGAGCGTCGCAGCTGGCCGACTAGCACGTGAGCTGGCACCAGACAGCGCCGCTGCACGCGAGGTCAGCAGCCTGGTGGACGAGTTGTTGCGGTGGTCACCATGA
- the traF gene encoding conjugative transfer signal peptidase TraF, producing MTLGARCARWPLALATCSLIALSWTTLSTSPPRLAYNASDSVPIGWYLITPTETLGAGALVLVHLPPAAMAFAAQRGYLPTNVPLLKTVVAVPPQNVCVRGDQVLVDGQIVTKRLHRDREGRALPTWQACRRLAGDELFLLSTTNPESFDSRYFGPVSAGAVIGRAQPLWLESRR from the coding sequence ATGACGCTGGGAGCTCGCTGTGCGCGGTGGCCACTGGCGCTAGCCACCTGCAGCCTGATCGCGCTGAGTTGGACGACGCTCTCGACGTCGCCACCACGGCTCGCCTACAACGCCTCAGACAGCGTACCCATCGGTTGGTACTTGATCACTCCGACGGAGACGTTGGGAGCCGGAGCTCTGGTGCTGGTACACCTACCGCCAGCGGCAATGGCATTCGCGGCGCAGCGTGGTTATCTACCGACGAATGTGCCGCTGCTGAAGACAGTGGTGGCCGTCCCGCCGCAGAACGTATGCGTACGGGGTGACCAAGTGCTGGTCGACGGCCAGATTGTCACCAAGCGCCTTCACCGGGATAGAGAGGGTCGAGCGCTGCCAACCTGGCAGGCCTGCCGGCGCCTGGCTGGCGATGAACTCTTCCTGCTCAGCACCACCAACCCGGAGTCTTTCGACAGCCGCTACTTCGGCCCAGTCTCGGCCGGCGCGGTGATCGGTCGCGCGCAGCCGTTGTGGTTGGAGTCACGTCGATGA
- a CDS encoding relaxase/mobilization nuclease and DUF3363 domain-containing protein — protein sequence MSKERNQDNEQRFRPQPGKPKQRGQTFINQVLRQANKAGSGKAGKAGQQPGARLGRGHVAARFSTRQQSPNARRVTIKTRLVNLRQAGKRSTLSHLRYIERDGVSREGNPGKAYGPLTDQADVEAFEARGSEDRHQFRFIVSPEDAEQLDDLRTYTRHLMSRMEADLGTGLDWVAVDHWNTDNPHTHIVLRGKDDTGKDLVIARDYIAEGMRNRAAELATEWLGPRTELEIQRTLQREVQQERWTSLDRALLRERQAGVLHLKTLADHPRRQHLIGRLQHLQQLGLAREDRPGGWIVHDDTEATLRAMGERGDIVRTLQRAMGNTQRELAVFEPSGGSRTVVGQVVAKGLADELHDRGYLVVDGLDGKAHYLSLPARTELADYPIGAVVETRTMSEPRAVDRSIASLAAGGIYRADHHLALARSQAAEGHDPEALVERHVRRLEALRRAGIVERLDEGIWRVPADLHERGRQHDARRLGDVAVELRTPLSVERQVRAIGATWLDQQLIGGKDGLATNGFGREVREALKQRADFLMEQGLAERQGQRVVLARNLLSTLRERELSATAREIAAQTGLHYRPPVDGERVSGVYRRSVQLASGRFALLDDGVGFSLVPWKPVIEPKRGQSLYAVVRGTSVSWQLGRQRGRTIG from the coding sequence ATGAGCAAGGAACGCAATCAGGACAACGAGCAACGCTTTCGCCCCCAACCTGGGAAACCGAAGCAACGCGGTCAGACCTTCATCAATCAGGTGCTGCGCCAGGCCAACAAGGCTGGCAGCGGCAAGGCGGGGAAGGCTGGTCAGCAACCCGGTGCCCGCCTCGGTCGTGGCCATGTCGCCGCACGCTTCAGCACGCGGCAGCAGTCGCCCAACGCCCGCCGCGTCACCATCAAGACCCGCCTGGTGAACCTGCGCCAAGCCGGCAAGCGTTCGACCCTCAGCCACCTGCGCTACATCGAGCGCGACGGCGTGAGTCGCGAAGGCAATCCCGGTAAAGCATACGGCCCGCTGACCGACCAGGCAGACGTGGAAGCCTTCGAGGCGCGAGGCAGTGAAGACCGACACCAGTTCCGTTTCATTGTCTCGCCCGAGGATGCCGAGCAGCTCGATGACCTGCGAACCTACACCCGTCACCTAATGAGTCGGATGGAGGCTGACCTGGGCACCGGCCTCGACTGGGTGGCAGTCGATCACTGGAACACCGACAACCCCCACACCCACATCGTCCTGCGCGGCAAGGACGACACCGGCAAAGACCTGGTCATTGCTCGCGACTACATTGCGGAAGGCATGCGCAACCGCGCTGCGGAGCTCGCCACGGAGTGGCTTGGCCCGCGCACCGAATTGGAGATCCAACGCACCCTGCAACGGGAGGTACAACAAGAGCGCTGGACCAGTTTGGATCGCGCCCTCCTACGCGAACGCCAGGCTGGCGTGCTGCACCTGAAGACCCTCGCCGACCATCCCCGTAGACAACACTTAATCGGCCGTCTGCAGCACCTGCAGCAACTTGGCTTGGCGCGAGAAGATCGGCCCGGCGGCTGGATCGTGCACGACGATACCGAGGCGACCCTGCGCGCCATGGGCGAACGCGGCGATATCGTTCGCACGCTGCAACGCGCGATGGGCAACACACAGCGGGAGTTAGCAGTCTTCGAGCCAAGTGGCGGAAGCCGTACCGTGGTCGGCCAGGTGGTGGCCAAGGGACTGGCGGATGAACTGCACGACCGCGGCTACCTGGTGGTGGATGGCCTCGACGGCAAGGCCCACTACCTCTCTCTGCCGGCCCGCACGGAACTCGCCGACTACCCCATCGGCGCTGTTGTGGAGACGCGCACCATGAGCGAACCGCGCGCGGTGGACCGCTCGATTGCTTCGCTGGCCGCAGGTGGGATTTACCGCGCCGACCATCACCTCGCACTGGCCAGGTCGCAGGCCGCCGAAGGACACGATCCCGAGGCGCTGGTCGAACGCCATGTGCGTCGTCTGGAAGCCCTGCGCCGGGCCGGTATCGTGGAGCGGTTGGATGAGGGTATCTGGCGCGTGCCCGCCGACCTGCACGAGCGAGGCCGACAGCATGACGCCCGCCGCCTGGGCGATGTCGCTGTCGAACTGCGTACACCGTTGTCAGTGGAGCGACAGGTCCGTGCTATCGGGGCGACCTGGCTGGATCAGCAGCTGATCGGGGGTAAAGACGGGCTCGCGACTAACGGCTTCGGCAGGGAGGTGCGCGAGGCGCTCAAGCAGCGTGCGGACTTCCTGATGGAACAGGGTCTGGCCGAACGCCAGGGGCAGCGTGTCGTACTCGCGCGAAACCTGCTGTCTACTTTGCGTGAACGAGAGCTATCGGCGACGGCGCGCGAGATCGCAGCGCAGACCGGCCTGCACTACCGGCCACCCGTTGATGGCGAACGGGTCAGTGGGGTCTACCGGCGCAGCGTGCAACTGGCCAGCGGGCGCTTCGCCCTGCTCGATGATGGTGTGGGCTTCAGCCTAGTGCCCTGGAAGCCGGTGATCGAGCCGAAGCGCGGGCAGAGCCTCTATGCCGTGGTGCGGGGCACCAGCGTGTCCTGGCAGTTGGGGCGACAGCGCGGGCGGACGATTGGCTGA
- a CDS encoding helix-turn-helix transcriptional regulator, with amino-acid sequence MSAPRTLERTRVELAEFLRSRRERISPEEVGLPTGSRRRTPGLRREEVAALAGVGLSWYTWLEQGRDISVSSSFLDNLSRALKLDATERRHLFLLAHQRLPAEPGRTWCVVPPLIHRLMADIPTRPAYVLNLRWDVLAWNAAADRVFGFSTLPADRRNLLWMLFTSPAMQALFNPWEEQALQILSSFRRDFVRATQDPEIAALVKDLAKASPDFRDWWQQQDIHGPCQGIRNLCIEPIGQMVFEHTTLTIDEDRHLRLVYYAAKEGRPESRAFEQWLQQEPARV; translated from the coding sequence ATGAGCGCTCCCCGTACACTCGAACGTACCCGGGTAGAGTTGGCCGAATTCCTGCGTAGTCGCCGCGAGCGCATCTCGCCGGAGGAGGTGGGGCTACCCACCGGTAGCCGAAGACGCACGCCCGGTTTGCGCCGCGAGGAGGTGGCTGCTTTGGCTGGAGTGGGTTTGTCTTGGTACACCTGGCTCGAGCAAGGGCGGGACATCAGCGTGTCCTCCAGCTTCCTCGACAACCTCTCCCGGGCCCTCAAGCTGGATGCCACCGAGCGTCGTCATCTGTTCCTGCTGGCTCACCAGCGTTTGCCGGCGGAACCTGGACGGACCTGGTGCGTGGTACCGCCACTGATCCATCGGCTGATGGCGGATATCCCGACGCGCCCGGCCTATGTGCTCAACCTGCGCTGGGACGTGCTGGCCTGGAACGCCGCGGCGGACCGGGTCTTCGGTTTCTCCACGCTGCCGGCTGACCGTCGCAATCTGCTGTGGATGCTGTTCACCAGCCCGGCCATGCAAGCGCTGTTCAATCCCTGGGAAGAGCAGGCGCTGCAGATCCTTTCCAGTTTCCGTCGCGACTTCGTGCGGGCCACTCAGGACCCGGAAATCGCTGCATTGGTGAAGGACCTGGCAAAGGCCTCGCCTGACTTCAGGGACTGGTGGCAACAGCAGGACATCCATGGCCCGTGCCAGGGCATTCGCAACCTGTGCATCGAGCCGATTGGCCAGATGGTGTTCGAGCACACCACGCTGACCATTGATGAAGATCGGCACCTGCGCCTGGTCTACTACGCGGCCAAAGAGGGCAGGCCGGAGAGCCGAGCCTTCGAGCAGTGGCTGCAGCAGGAGCCGGCTCGGGTGTAG
- the hemA gene encoding 5-aminolevulinate synthase codes for MYQALLREQLETLKSSNQYRTFTTLSRICGQYPLAKLEGRDQEPVVVWCSNDYLGMSQHPVVRERMHEALETYGAGSGGSRNIGGSHEVYARLEASLADWHGKEAALVFPTGFGSNDATIQCLLRRLPDCVVISDELNHASIVNGIRSTPNARQIFRHNDVEHLEQILAGYPLGQPKIVVFESVYSMDGDIAPIAKIVEVAKRYNALTYLDEVHAVGMYGPRGAGIAAELGLTDQVDIIQGTMAKAIGVIGGYIASTQVIVDAVRSFATGFIFTTSLPPAITAGCLASVEHLKANNAERDRLHAQTAKLRERLKHHDVPVMPCSQTHVLPVLVSEARRCKAAAERLLHTHGVYLQPINYPSVPVGTERFRVNATPNHSDAQIEHLAVSLRETFEHFSIPLASQAFSTEVA; via the coding sequence ATGTACCAAGCACTTCTTCGTGAACAACTGGAGACATTGAAGTCCTCCAACCAGTACCGCACCTTCACCACCCTCAGCCGCATCTGCGGTCAGTACCCACTGGCCAAACTGGAAGGCCGCGACCAGGAACCTGTGGTCGTCTGGTGCAGCAACGACTACCTCGGGATGTCCCAGCATCCGGTAGTCCGGGAGCGGATGCACGAGGCACTGGAGACTTACGGCGCCGGCTCCGGCGGCTCACGCAACATCGGCGGCTCGCACGAAGTGTATGCCCGCCTGGAGGCTAGCTTGGCCGACTGGCACGGCAAGGAAGCCGCGCTGGTGTTCCCCACTGGCTTCGGCTCCAACGATGCGACCATCCAGTGCCTGCTGCGGCGCCTCCCCGACTGCGTCGTGATCAGCGATGAACTGAACCATGCCTCCATCGTCAACGGCATCCGTTCGACGCCGAACGCGCGGCAGATCTTTCGTCACAACGATGTCGAGCATCTGGAGCAGATCCTCGCTGGCTACCCGCTGGGGCAGCCGAAGATCGTCGTGTTCGAGTCGGTCTACTCGATGGACGGCGACATCGCCCCGATCGCCAAGATCGTCGAGGTTGCCAAGCGCTACAACGCCCTCACCTACCTCGACGAAGTGCATGCCGTGGGCATGTATGGCCCACGCGGCGCAGGCATTGCCGCCGAACTCGGGCTGACCGACCAGGTGGACATCATCCAGGGCACCATGGCCAAGGCCATTGGCGTGATCGGTGGTTACATCGCCTCGACCCAGGTGATCGTCGACGCGGTTCGCTCCTTTGCCACCGGTTTTATCTTCACCACGTCCCTACCGCCGGCGATCACCGCTGGCTGCCTGGCCAGCGTCGAGCACCTCAAGGCCAACAATGCTGAGCGTGATCGTTTGCACGCCCAGACGGCCAAACTGCGCGAGCGCCTCAAACACCATGATGTCCCAGTAATGCCCTGCTCCCAGACCCATGTGCTGCCGGTACTGGTGAGCGAGGCACGCCGCTGCAAGGCTGCGGCCGAACGCCTGCTGCACACTCACGGTGTGTACCTGCAACCGATCAACTACCCGTCGGTGCCGGTAGGTACCGAGCGCTTCCGGGTCAATGCCACACCGAACCACAGCGATGCGCAGATCGAGCATCTGGCGGTGTCGCTGCGCGAGACCTTCGAGCATTTCTCGATTCCACTGGCCTCCCAGGCATTCAGCACGGAGGTGGCCTGA